The following coding sequences lie in one Cercospora beticola chromosome 9, complete sequence genomic window:
- a CDS encoding uncharacterized protein (antiSMASH:Cluster_10), producing the protein MVDCTRVKFDVPIGTWGQTQVEVEYPWHRDLDSIILPLLETAHEQQAERQRKHRSEGLPMHKSHSKKSHRGSAKTERNDSAVLPMRPNEDIKLYLKGFESARDLTTKRGETFQTVLEQYAQQMEKDVERLELFHKGKHVGRSMTPDTASETVRSCRSMSSLSSSATSTQSRELRRRSKKRSRQRVEEPERGSILVGNDISGESSQSLRSPWYSAPSVPEKNPLRNSHCRNASWTSIGSNSSDKALKLLGIDANELQHLAHIDSVVPLQHYASGSVTQIDLQPGPSRTARQHEGSISVESNKAYEILGATVEETLRHLDLQTSTSDVNSIHDSLSPIEPRRYRHDSQGRAVTIVSTDKARRMLGVDRPDSDPGPGGRQRTVHADYAFKTRSYPSAKPVDYPTSTSSSAYPEPLNCKRFSLKPDTYRRPEDLIGATSDDDKPKRKSHPAATTEMKRNSVIVPFAEDADRESDDIKLTTTCSGPNTGYVDPTDESMEPEHAIQYSFRGTVAKRCPRMSGIIENCSLKRTWSA; encoded by the exons ATGGTGGATTGTACTCGAGTCAAGTTTGATGTGCCCATTGGGACCTGGGGTCAGACGCAAGTGGAGGTGGAATACCCATGGCACCGAGACCTGGACTCCATCATCCTGCCCCTGCTGGAGACTGCACATGAACAGCAAGCTGAACGACAACGAAAACACCGCTCCGAAGGGTTGCCGATGCACAAGTCGCACTCGAAAAAGTCACATCGAGGATCAGCTAAGACCGAACGCAATGACTCTGCGGTGCTGCCCATGCGACCAAACGAAGACATCAAGCTGTATCTCAAGGGGTTCGAATCTGCAAGAGACCTGACGACGAAGCGAGGCGAGACATTCCAGACCGTGCTCGAGCAGTACGCACAACAGATGGAAAAGGACGTGGAGCGACTGGAGCTCTTCCACAAAGGCAAGCACGTCGGACGAAGCATGACGCCCGATACT gcctcggagACGGTGCGAAGTTGCAGGTCTATGAGCTCGTTATCTAGCTCTGCGACCTCAACACAATCTCGAGAACTCCGCAGGCGCAGCAAGAAGCGATCCCGCCAGCGAGTGGAAGAGCCTGAACGAGGATCGATATTGGTGGGAAATGACATTTCAGGCGAGTCGAGTCAATCTTTGCGGTCTCCATGGTATAGCGCACCTAGCGTACCGGAGAAGAACCCATTGAGAAACTCGCATTGCCGGAATGCGTCCTGGACATCAATAGGTTCGAACTCGTCGGATAAGGCTCTCAAGCTCCTCGGTATTGATGCAAACGAACTGCAACATCTGGCTCACATCGATTCGGTCGTCCCTCTGCAACATTATGCTTCTGGTTCCGTCACTCAGATCGACCTTCAACCCGGCCCTTCGCGTACGGCACGCCAACATGAAGGTAGCATATCTGTCGAAAGCAACAAAGCGTATGAGATTCTCGGTGCGACCGTTGAGGAAACACTAAGGCATCTCGATCTCCAAACTTCAACATCTGACGTCAACTCCATCCACGACTCGCTCTCTCCTATTGAACCTCGACGGTATAGACATGACTCTCAAGGTCGTGCCGTGACCATTGTCTCTACCGACAAGGCCCGAAGAATGCTAGGCGTCGATCGACCCGATTCCGATCCCGGCCCAGGTGGACGTCAACGCACTGTTCACGCAGACTACGCATTCAAGACACGATCCTATCCTTCTGCAAAACCGGTCGATTATCCCACGTCCACCTCGTCCTCCGCATACCCAGAACCTCTCAACTGCAAGCGTTTCTCATTGAAGCCGGATACCTATCGTCGCCCAGAAGATCTCATCGGCGCAACATCCGACGACGACAAGCCGAAACGCAAATCTCACCCCGCTGCAACGACAGAAATGAAACGTAATTCAGTCATCGTCCCGTTCGCGGAAGATGCGGACCGCGAATCAGACGATATCAAATTGACGACTACCTGCAGTGGACCCAACACTGGATATGTGGATCCCACAGATGAATCCATGGAGCCCGAGCATGCGATCCAGTATTCATTCCGCGGGACTGTCGCGAAGAGATGTCCGAGGATGAGTGGGATTATTGAGAATTGTAGTCTGAAGAGGACGTGGAGTGCGTGA
- a CDS encoding uncharacterized protein (antiSMASH:Cluster_10~CAZy:GH79) gives MRTLTYTTIGLATAAHASPLSASKKINIPASPPKDAKRPLEHFVSYSIEFSSLADFAGNLSNPNTYSYNLLENVARYAGSKPLIRVGGNTQDLTIFNASQEEAVLQVFNPANPDYPANQTIGPAWFESYQTWPGYHFSHGFNLGEDSAEDRQALLDSVPYACKALQGRFYAWELGNEPDLFIVPITPNPPRDPDYNEEDYVAEWLEWSRRIREEVDDACPELSTDEQYKFLAPSFAGAPALSNLSVAKTFSAGLNEDNTVGIIAQHKYIGARGDPGITLQGTLMNHTNNKRAVGQLAAVSASIHNIPDQSLVPENAPIILGEGNSLARQGIGGVSNSFGAALWGFDYALTLITGGLARWHMHQGTNYRYQPWQPIETRNTTKGTKAPYYGNIATAAFLGDLTNARPQIVDLGLPGDFQSAFASYADGDLTKIAIINLQSYNTSDDNEYKTPGERPATTYSFKVPRYYRSASLQRLTANGSDAITGVTFDGFSYAFELDEGRPVRLNNVTCGEKVKVQRGQVTVEIPDSSAVILNLQ, from the exons ATGAGGACACTTACTTACACCACTATCGGTCTGGCGACTGCCGCCCATGCCTCGCCTCTTTCTGCAAGCAAGAAAATCAACATTCCAGCATCTCCACCCAAGGATGCAAAACGACCTCTGGAGCACTTCGTATCCTACTCGATCGAATTCTCCTCGCTGGCTGATTTTGCAGGAAACTTGTCTAACCCGAATACATACTCTTACAACTTGCTGGAGAATGTTGCAAGATATGCTGGGAGCAAGCCTTTGATTCGAGTGGGCGGCAACACTCAGGACTTGACCATTTTCAACGCTTCACAAGAGGAAGCAGTTCTGCAGGTCTTTAACCCTGCCAATCCGGATTACCCTGCAAATCAGACGATCGGCCCAGCTTGGTTCGAGTCGTATCAGACATGGCCAGGCTATCACTTCAGCCACGGCTTCAACTTGGGAGAAGACTCGGCGGAAGACCGTCAGGCGTTGCTTGACTCCGTTCCCTACGCTTGCAAGGCATTGCAAGGCCGCTTCTACGCCTGGGAGCTTGGAAATGAGCCAGATCTGTTCATTGTACCGATAACGCCCAATCCTCCTCGCGATCCCGACTACAACGAGGAAGACTATGTTGCAGAATGGCTGGAATGGAGTCGCAGGAttcgagaagaagtagaTGATGCCTGTCCAGAGTTGAGCACTGATGAGCAATACAAGTTCTTGGCTCCATCTTTTGCTGGCGCACCGGCACTCTCCAATCTCAGTGTTGCCAAAACCTTTTCTGCTGGCTTGAATGAGGATAACACTGTCGGGATCATTGCCCAACACAA ATACATTGGCGCTCGTGGCGACCCAGGCATCACGCTACAAGGCACTCTCATGAACCATACCAACAACAAACGTGCAGTTGGTCAGCTGGCAGCAGTCTCGGCTTCCATTCACAATATCCCGGACCAAAGCCTCGTGCCCGAGAATGCTCCAATTATTCTCGGTGAAGGTAACTCGCTTGCCAGACAAGGCATTGGCGGTGTTTCCAACTCTTTCGGCGCTGCACTTTGGGGCTTCGATTATGCTCTGACGCTTATCACTGGTGGCCTGGCAAGATGGCACATGCATCAAGGCACAAACTACAGATATCAGCCATGGCAGCCGATCGAGACGAGAAATACCACAAAAGGTACCAAGGCACCATACTATGGCAACATTGCCACTGCGGCTTTCCTCGGCGATCTAACCAATGCACGTCCACAAATTGTCGACCTTGGCCTACCTGGTGACTTTCAGTCGGCCTTTGCTTCTTACGCGGATGGCGACTTGACCAAGATTGCTATCATCAATCTCCAGTCATACAATACATCTGATGACAACGAATACAAGACACCAGGCGAGCGACCTGCTACGACTTACTCTTTCAAGGTTCCTCGCTATTACCGCTCAGCTTCACTGCAGCGTCTAACGGCGAACGGAAGCGACGCAATCACTGGTGTGACCTTTGACGGGTTCAGCTACGCTTTCGAACTGGACGAAGGACGACCAGTGCGTTTGAACAATGTGACTTGTGGTGAGAAGGTGAAAGTCCAGCGCGGTCAGGTTACTGTTGAAATTCCCGACAGTAGCGCTGTGATTTTGAATCTGCAGTAG
- a CDS encoding uncharacterized protein (antiSMASH:Cluster_10): MARYPTYEEYAKNGKFKEGIARCDQLLSKNPIDVSLLITKLQLLCTSQPSSPQGPRILDQLVATQPAIQDLNELVSIEIAVIDTFKNTYPQPLTAGPTIAKLWENAFKANTNVTYRFELLTVRYQRAIYDNRIQDVQQTLIQLKQFQPKNRSIYMAHAAYTQLLSKSKDDLQSKLALGLARKAVSENFDADSSLDCRVAGQIFAIQGSEKDLESIRDRQAFRESKQVYEALQLHRQSTNVSVQKPAGPDPEKQSSREWLEATSESLKSQLKKIVDEDAAASVLNAFVIDAIRLFHTATTKLDLGHRKRAAADPCFLAVSGLVKLYADSANDTYLLQSIFLAEQLLTFEPHVHEARLILVYLYMRLGLGSEAMRLFDSLSIKEVQFDTVGHTLFTRISTTHPFRTQLPSGDYFEPHERTNKALQVPPRHENKLFETEAAVLEHNQTGMIFELNGLREEIRHSFMRRVTLLEHRRTARLSGKGYGKGTSEIGPRVLDAWTNLKDNRDFNAAFDFGYGAERALYATSSSSIEAFPKRTWLLYNLAADQAWSVASKQIPLLLDTDTKKLSDTLQTALESQSELTPAETLSAYLILSTLPVLSSIKSSDPQPPSSEALKSISAQLQRLNIETLCSNPSSLTQGLQAHCTYLDTLIILLQTCKLAAETPSLFTDEFKAIRDAAMKGVRDLQEHATEVASSFSGKANVRFEELISGGDDEVQKVLLELFGKEKLDVLAPKLRESAREGWMGVGKVVLPAATRS, from the exons ATGGCGCGCTATCCTACCTACGAAGAATACGCCAAGAACGGAAAGTTCAAAGAAGGAATTGCCCGCTGCGATCAGCTCTTATCCAAGAACCCAATAGATGTAAGCCTGCTCATCACCAAACTGCAACTACTTTGCACATCTCAGCCCAGCTCTCCTCAAGGACCACGGATACTAGATCAGTTGGTCGCAACACAGCCGGCAATACAGGACTTGAACGAGCTTGTTTCCATCGAAATCGCTGTGATCGACACTTTCAAGAACACCTACCCGCAACCTCTTACTGCAGGACCCACGATCGCCAAACTCTGGGAGAATGCCTTCAAAGCCAATACCAATGTCACATACAGATTCGAATTGTTGACAGTCCGTTATCAGCGGGCCATTTACGACAACCGGATACAGGATGTGCAGCAGACGTTGATTCAGCTGAAGCAATTCCAGCCCAAGAATCGTTCAATCTATATGGCTCATGCGGCTTATACTCAGCTGCTGTCGAAGAGTAAAGATGACTTGCAGTCGAAACTTGCACTTGGTTTGGCTCGGAAAGCTGTGAGTGAGAATTTCGACGCGGACTCGAGCCTGGATTGCAGAGTTGCGGGACAAATCTTCGCGATTCAAGGAAGCGAGAAGGACTTGGAGAGCATACGAGATCGGCAGGCATTTCGGGAGAGTAAGCAGGTATATGAAGCGTTACAGTTGCATCGGCAATCGACGAATG TTTCCGTGCAAAAACCAGCTGGACCAGATCCAGAAAAGCAAAGCTCGAGAGAATGGCTGGAGGCCACATCAGAATCACTGAAATCGCAGCTTAAGAAGAtcgtcgatgaagatgcagcTGCATCGGTACTGAACGCCTTCGTGATTGATGCCATTCGGCTATTCCAcactgccaccaccaagCTGGACTTAGGTCATCGCAAGCGCGCTGCCGCGGATCCATGTTTCCTCGCTGTATCTGGACTAGTGAAGTTATACGCCGATTCCGCCAACGACACATACTTGCTTCAGTCCATTTTCCTGGCCGAGCAACTGCTCACTTTCGAACCACATGTGCACGAGGCGCGGCTGATTCTGGTATATCTCTACATGCGACTCGGCCTTGGCAGTGAGGCAATGCGTCTTTTTGATTCGCTCAGTATCAAGGAGGTACAATTCGACACTGTTGGACACACGCTGTTCACTCGCATCAGCACAACACATCCCTTTCGAACACAACTTCCTTCTGGCGACTACTTCGAGCCACATGAGCGAACAAACAAGGCACTTCAAGTCCCACCTCGACATGAGAACAAGCTCTTTGAAACTGAGGCAGCTGTTCTCGAACACAACCAGACCGGAATGATCTTCGAGCTGAACGGATTGCGGGAAGAGATACGGCACAGCTTCATGCGAAGAGTCACGCTTCTTGAGCATCGTCGAACGGCTCGTTTGTCAGGAAAAGGCTACGGCAAAGGAACCAGCGAGATTGGCCCTCGCGTTCTCGATGCCTGGACCAACCTCAAGGACAATCGAGACTTCAATGCAGCATTCGACTTTGGCTACGGCGCGGAAAGAGCACTTTATGCCACATCCTCTAGCAGCATCGAGGCGTTCCCCAAGCGAACCTGGCTCCTCTACAATCTTGCCGCTGACCAAGCCTGGTCTGTTGCATCCAAACAGATCCCTCTCCTCCTGGACACGGATACGAAGAAGCTCAGCGACACCCTCCAGACCGCGCTCGAATCCCAGTCCGAGCTCACCCCTGCTGAAACACTCTCCGCATACCTCATACTCTCTACCCTTCCCGTCCTCTCGAGCATCAAATCCAGCGATCCGCAGCCACCCTCTTCAGAAGCGCTCAAAAGCATCAGCGCTCAACTCCAACGTCTCAACATTGAGACCCTCTGCTCTAACCCCTCATCCCTCACTCAAGGTCTTCAAGCACATTGTACATACCTCGACACTCTAATCATCCTCCTTCAGACCTGCAAACTCGCAGCTGAGACGCCTTCGCTCTTTACAGATGAGTTCAAAGCGATCCGCGACGCAGCAATGAAGGGCGTGAGAGATCTGCAAGAGCATGCCACGGAAGTGGCTTCGTCTTTCAGTGGGAAGGCGAATGTACGTTTTGAGGAATTGATTAGTGGAGGGGACGATGAGGTGCAAAAAGTGCTATTGGAATTGTTCGGCAAAGAGAAATTGGACGTCTTAGCGCCGAAGTTGCGAGAGAGCGCGAGGGAGGGATGGATGGGTGTGGGGAAGGTGGTTCTGCCTGCGGCAACTCGAAGCTGA
- a CDS encoding uncharacterized protein (antiSMASH:Cluster_10): protein MAPRIYANDGLAPKLVNFPNGSNGSITAHLYLPKEYNGDNKYPSVVVGGSMASVKEQMSGTYASQLAENGIIAMAIDYTNWGESTGAERQVENPVQKAADLSSAVSFLSGRADVAGTALLGVCTSGGNILYTAAEDTRVRALVSVAGFFPEATLLSTLFGADGVESRQISGRQARELFQRTGEIEMIRAYSDTEVAASKNPSDSYYMDQSRGGGIREWRNSFSVMGWESWLAFDPVAQAPHVKAPTLMIHSEKAAFPRQASKVYELLAGPKESIWIDATHFDFYDDTQTVLQAVKDIAAFLHNTIRVQ, encoded by the coding sequence ATGGCACCAAGAATTTATGCCAATGACGGACTAGCGCCAAAGCTTGTCAATTTTCCAAACGGGAGCAACGGATCGATTACCGCACATCTTTACTTACCAAAAGAATACAATGGCGACAATAAATACCCTTCAGTCGTGGTTGGTGGTTCGATGGCGTCGGTAAAGGAGCAGATGAGTGGAACATATGCCAGCCAACTGGCAGAAAacggcatcatcgccatggcCATTGACTATACCAACTGGGGAGAGAGCACTGGTGCTGAGCGTCAAGTGGAGAATCCTGTACAGAAGGCTGCAGATCTGTCCTCGGCAGTGAGCTTTCTATCAGGACGGGCTGATGTTGCGGGAACCGCGCTACTCGGAGTTTGCACATCTGGAGGCAACATTCTCTATACTGCCGCAGAAGATACTCGGGTGCGTGCTCTGGTGAGCGTTGCTGGATTTTTCCCGGAAGCCACGTTGCTTTCAACCCTATTTGGAGCAGATGGGGTTGAAAGCCGTCAAATCTCTGGCCGTCAAGCTCGTGAGCTCTTTCAGAGAACCGGAGAGATTGAGATGATCAGAGCGTACTCCGATACAGAAGTGGCAGCCAGCAAGAACCCCAGCGACTCTTACTATATGGATCAGTCACGAGGTGGCGGCATTCGCGAATGGCGCAACTCGTTTTCCGTCATGGGATGGGAGTCGTGGTTAGCGTTCGATCCTGTGGCACAGGCACCCCACGTAAAAGCTCCAACTCTGATGATCCATTCTGAGAAGGCAGCTTTTCCTCGACAAGCCTCAAAGGTCTATGAACTGCTAGCTGGGCCAAAAGAATCGATCTGGATAGACGCGACGCACTTCGACTTTTATGACGATACTCAGACTGTACTCCAAGCCGTGAAGGATATTGCTGCATTCCTGCATAACACGATTAGGGTTCAATAA
- a CDS encoding uncharacterized protein (antiSMASH:Cluster_10): MQKRNFLFSIPRSASNLLVRILNLENQPDILAGGRDGGYFFFDVQEKIFDMNLSNDVRTWTAQETSIVQEAIQTAVEAMTQHIDTAEQQGKGVFVKEHAIWVVDPVSACQSSFKGNDFHTQRFTAGKCGLSYPGGGASLSNISIFSDAFLQTLCPTFLIRHPALMIPSYVRAGRDMGGEEMIITTECSLRWSRQLYDWFTQNKSGDDSPLPVVLDAEDIISQPTIIKKYSQLVGLGTSELQFTWDKTTDEEINICDPLKRRMTDTLNASSGIINTTNLTGTGLQIDKEVEKWKLEFGADLAARIEESVRASLDDYEYLRTKRLT, from the coding sequence ATGCAAAAACGAAATTTCCTATTCTCGATACCTCGGAGCGCCTCGAATTTACTCGTTCGCATATTGAACCTTGAAAATCAACCAGACATTCTCGCTGGTGGGAGAGATGGCggctacttcttcttcgatgtgCAAGAGAAGATTTTTGACATGAACCTGTCAAACGATGTCAGAACTTGGACTGCGCAGGAGACAAGTATCGTCCAGGAAGCTATTCAAACAGCTGTAGAAGCAATGACCCAACATATCGACACAGCTGAGCAACAAGGCAAAGGCGTTTTCGTTAAAGAGCACGCGATCTGGGTTGTGGATCCGGTTTCAGCTTGCCAATCCTCCTTCAAGGGAAACGATTTCCATACGCAGCGATTTACTGCTGGCAAGTGTGGACTTTCGTATCCTGGAGGAGGCGCATCCTTGTCCAACATATCTATATTTTCCGATGCCTTCCTCCAGACCCTTTGTCCGACTTTCCTCATACGCCACCCTGCCCTTATGATTCCTTCATACGTTCGCGCAGGCAGAGATATGGGCGGAGAGGAAATGATCATCACGACAGAGTGCTCATTGCGTTGGTCACGACAGCTGTACGACTGGTTTACGCAGAATAAGTCTGGGGATGACAGTCCACTCCCTGTCGTACTCGATGCCGAAGACATAATATCACAGCCGACAATTATCAAGAAATACAGTCAGCTAGTAGGGCTCGGTACATCAGAGCTGCAGTTCACATGGGACAAGACAACAGACGAAGAGATCAACATCTGCGACCCCTTGAAGCGTCGCATGACTGACACACTCAACGCATCATCAGGCATCATCAACACAACGAATTTGACCGGGACAGGCTTACAGATTGATAAGGAAGTAGAGAAATGGAAGTTAGAATTTGGAGCAGATCTGGCAGCACGTATAGAGGAAAGTGTTCGAGCATCTCTAGACGATTATGAGTATCTTAGAACGAAACGGTTGACGTAG
- a CDS encoding uncharacterized protein (antiSMASH:Cluster_10), which translates to MYRTTDPRFRRRINDITHTLESANEATQSGIYIFGQNYIKPCFDSIGSCFTTCIDASCPSLNLSQRDRIRRQRARGNTRGRAELSFDFYDDWDEDENDGLLGWGNDEFDRLVAGSGAHGGYGATDAQPARQREMSYPKGRRKSIVEGEDPTVIPGSSGGFFRRLFGGGKDLRYRPSAADLQEHPGAKKNKVRLDHERTEGEALLEDDELGVGRRGKARARSGTQGSHNTSSSYSSRGDIFPSDEEDDAIPLDDEFAMVLERRGTMTGMETESSSGRIAPPPKRGKRPSAGSRTSTRTVSSRSARSERGNSRKRRSRTSSYARTPSSDEIVAEEAVEDSVQERTPSYADLKRQEAQIAEEEEAEITRRRESALRLAEERGLAPEENLSSKEATPRSTTPAVPEVPTVPEETGEEVGDESTQAERNSHT; encoded by the coding sequence ATGTATCGCACCACCGATCCCCGCTTCCGTCGGCGCATCAACGACATCACCCATACCCTCGAATCAGCCAATGAAGCCACACAAAGCGGGATTTACATCTTCGGCCAGAATTACATCAAACCCTGTTTCGACAGTATAGGATCATGCTTCACCACATGCATCGACGCGAGTTGTCCAAGTCTGAACTTGAGCCAACGGGACCGAATCCGGCGACAGAGAGCTCGGGGCAACACTCGAGGGCGTGCGGAGCTGAGCTTCGACTTCTACGATGATTGGGATGAAGATGAAAATGATGGACTGCTAGGCTGGGGCAACGATGAATTCGACCGGTTGGTGGCAGGGAGTGGAGCGCATGGAGGTTATGGCGCGACTGATGCGCAACCTGCGAGACAGCGTGAGATGTCATATCCCAAAGGCCGAAGGAAAAGTATCGTAGAGGGAGAGGACCCGACAGTGATTCCTGGAAGCAGTGGCGGGTTCTTTAGAAGGCTGTTCGGAGGCGGAAAGGATTTGAGATACAGGCCCAGCGCCGCGGATTTGCAGGAGCATCctggagcgaagaagaacaaaGTACGATTGGATCACGAACGGACAGAGGGCGAGGCGTTattggaagatgatgagctAGGCGTAGGAAGACGAGGTAAAGCTCGTGCAAGGAGTGGGACGCAGGGCAGTCACAACACATCGAGCAGCTACAGCAGTCGAGGCGACATCTTTCCGAgcgacgaagaggatgatgcgATACCACTGGATGATGAATTCGCCATGGTCCTAGAGCGACGAGGGACAATGACTGGAATGGAGACGGAAAGCAGTTCTGGGAGAATCGCGCCACCTCCAAAGCGAGGTAAACGTCCCTCGGCTGGAAGTAGAACCTCTACAAGAACAGTCTCGTCTCGAAGCGCACGGAGCGAGCGCGGGAATAGTCGAAAACGAAGGAGCCGAACGAGCAGTTACGCTCGCACACCCAGTTCGGACGAGATTGTTGCCGAAGAGGCAGTCGAGGACAGCGTGCAAGAGCGGACGCCGTCGTACGCAGACCTCAAGCGACAGGAAGCGCAAAttgcggaagaagaagaggcagaaaTCACGCGTAGACGGGAATCGGCCTTGCGACTCGCAGAAGAACGTGGGCTGGCTCCCGAAGAGAATCTCAGTAGCAAAGAAGCTACGCCGAGAAGTACCACACCTGCTGTGCCCGAAGTTCCAACAGTCCCCGAGGAAACCGGAGAAGAAGTCGGCGATGAAAGTACGCAAGCAGAGCGAAATTCGCATACTTGA
- a CDS encoding uncharacterized protein (antiSMASH:Cluster_10): MTARKNSAALWGFTHSSYEQSSDAAANSNFAQLNILQQMKNHAEAARKDRLATEAALKKTLKLSEQAAVDRKVAEEIWQKIQYHEGYTAACADRAEYSLQGAEYHGGQVSHMSAGIAGQLMASSSNADSARSAAAAAQRSSTSAARSAAEAAQSAATTIKMLEGSY, encoded by the coding sequence ATGACGGCTCGCAAGAACTCTGCCGCTCTTTGGGGCTTCACCCATTCCTCCTACGAACAATCGAGCGATGCCGCCGCAAACAGCAACTTCGCACAGCTGAACATCCTGCAGCAGATGAAGAACCACGCCGAAGCTGCCCGAAAAGACCGACTCGCAACCGAAGCTGCTTTGAAGAAGACGCTCAAGCTCAGCGAGCAAGCCGCCGTGGACAGAAAAGTCGCGGAGGAAATCTGGCAGAAGATACAATACCACGAAGGCTACACCGCCGCGTGCGCAGACCGAGCAGAGTACTCGCTGCAGGGAGCGGAATACCACGGTGGCCAAGTCTCTCATATGAGCGCGGGTATTGCAGGACAGCTGATGGCCTCGAGCTCCAACGCCGATAGCGCGAGgagtgctgccgctgccgctcaGCGGTCCTCTACCAGCGCAGCGCggtctgctgctgaggcCGCTCAGTCTGCAGCTACTACTATCAAAATGCTGGAGGGAAGCTATTGA
- a CDS encoding uncharacterized protein (CAZy:GT64~antiSMASH:Cluster_10), whose protein sequence is MPISTIWERRTLLFACPLALLTLLLLAGWLRHDPSAIRHPLQVLGLSHEGDGLESVLGQEKSAEEDGFTIVSPTYRRLETLPQFLDNYANGNLSSLRKIVLLWNDVENDPPPSLLGTLDTYRVPVVLEQRHINSLNQRFHPTEHVKTNCVFSVDDDMIFKPEDVEYGYQAWKDQNKGRQRMLGFIAREVRRKGQQIIYDQPHKEYHMVLTKAAFYHTDWMRGYWADDAVMRSMREYVEEHDNCEDILMSFLHAHHTRIPPIFVKPEVKIDFGGSGGISSRKGHIKGRIACVKRFNEAFGDETLVPTDTILERVRPDLWEQWG, encoded by the exons ATGCCCATCTCGACAATATGGGAGCGGCGAACCCTACTTTTCGCCTGTCCACTCGCTTTGCTGACATTACTGCTTCTGGCGGGATGGCTGCGGCATGATCCCAGCGCGATAAGACATCCGCTGCAGGTGCTGGGCTTGAGCCATGAGGGTGATGGACTGGAGAGCGTTTTAGGACAAGAGAAATCGGCAGAGGAGGATGGTTTTAC TATCGTTTCGCCCACATACCGAAGACTCGAAACTTTACCACAGTTCCTCGACAATTACGCGAATGGCAATTTGAGCAGCCTCCGAAAGATTGTTCTTCTGTGGAATGATGTCGAGAATGATCCGCCTCCATCTCTCCTCGGGACATTAGACACGTACCGCGTCCCGGTGGTACTCGAGCAACGACACATCAACTCCCTCAACCAGCGATTCCACCCTACTGAGCATGTCAAAACGAATTGTGTCTTCTCGGTGGACGATGATATGATATTCAAGCCGGAAGATGTAGAATATGGGTACCAGGCCTGGAAAGACCAGAACAAAGGACGGCAACGAATGCTTGGTTTCATCGCTCGAGAAGTGAGGAGGAAGGGGCAACAGATCATTTACGACCAGCCTCACAAGGAATATCACATGGTCTTGACGAAAGCGGCATTCTACCACACCGACTGGATGCGAGGCTACTGGGCAGATGATGCCGTGATGAGGTCGATGCGGGAATATGTCGAGGAGC ACGACAATTGCGAAGACATACTCATGTCCTTTTTGCACGCCCACCACACTCGAATTCCGCCAATCTTTGTGAAGCCAGAAGTCAAAATTGACTTTGGCGGGAGTGGTGGAATATCGTCTCGAAAAGGGCATATCAAAGGTCGCATAGCGTGTGTCAAACGTTTCAACGAAGCTTTTGGGGATGAGACGCTGGTCCCAACTGATACCATACTGGAGAGAGTGAGGCCGGACTTGTGGGAGCAATGGGGGTAG
- a CDS encoding uncharacterized protein (antiSMASH:Cluster_10), which produces MAQTPQQRRANAAYAAREQKKMGAPTEIRDTLNAASQKAKQKVEKAPISKGWLYLMLFVVCGGLIFELLRLIFSYF; this is translated from the exons ATG GCGCAAACACCACAACAACGACGCGCCAACGCCGCATATGCCGCACGCGAGCAAAAGAAGATGGGGGCTCCCACCGAGATCCGGGACACATTGAACGCTGCGAGCCAGAAAGCGAAGCAAAAGGTGGAGAAGGCACCTATTAGCAAAGGGTGGTTAT ACTTGATGCTGTTCGTTGTATGCGGAGGGTTGATCTTTGAGCTTCTGCGATTGATTTTCAGCTACTTCTAG